From the genome of Miscanthus floridulus cultivar M001 chromosome 10, ASM1932011v1, whole genome shotgun sequence, one region includes:
- the LOC136486040 gene encoding THO complex subunit 4A-like isoform X2, with protein sequence MADALDMSLDDLISKSRSTHQHPGGRRPASRGGVPAPTLPRRRFNTRAAAAPYLRRATFSFKPLVRPMDYAGYRAAQPRPPMVSALDEPTKLYISNLDYGVSNDDIKELFSDDGDIKRYSINYDRSGRSKGTAEVVFSRRSDALAAIKRYNNVQLDGKPMKIEIIGTNIEAPPPPTAIFSFNPPAGNFNLPFKSGPGRGGAG encoded by the exons atGGCCGACGCCCTCGACATGTCTCTCGACGACCTCATCTCCAAGAGCAGGAGCACCCACCAACACCCCGGCGGGAGACGCCCAGCCTCCAGAGGCGGAGTCCCCGCACCCACGTTGCCGCGACGCCGCTTCAACACCCGCGCTGCCGCAGCACCTTACCTCCGCCGCGCAACCTTCTCTTTCAAG CCACTTGTGCGACCTATGGATTATGCTGGATATAGGGCCGCCCAGCCCCGCCCGCCGATGGTGTCCGCCCTCGACGAGCCCACCAAGCTCTACATCTCCAACCTCGACTACGGCGTCTCCAACGACGACATCAAG GAACTCTTTTCTGATGATGGTGATATCAAGCGTTACTCTATCAACTATGACAGGAGTGGAAGATCAAAG GGAACTGCAGAGGTTGTCTTCTCTAGAAGGTCTGATGCTCTAGCTGCCATTAAGAGGTACAACAATGTGCAGCTTGATGGCAAACCTATGAAGATTGAAATCATTGGGACAAACATTGAGGCGCCACCGCCACCAACTGCTATCTTCTCCTTCAATCCGCCAGCTGGAAACTTCAATTTGCCTTTCAAAAG